One window from the genome of Carnobacteriaceae bacterium zg-84 encodes:
- a CDS encoding nucleotidyltransferase family protein has product MRACAIIAEYNPFHNGHAWHIQQAREHSQADVMIAVMSGNFTQRGDLAILNKWNRAKLALSHGVDMVVELPTVEAVQSADFFAENAVRIAHKLQCQFISCGVESGTSQAFQEIAEALMNLPEKDFTQSYHTQVLMYLSQLFPTEMATLISTPNNQLALSYMKAIIKHDYSMQLLPIIRTSAQHYDTQVESNSCFASGTAIRQKVLSHEDYISVVPELSYRTLQNHAVQLKTAYDKYWVILQTIIMSKSLEELRCVYQMVEGIEYRLKKCVYHAESYEHFVELVMNKRWKRARVQRLCLYIVLNIQSQERQDSVRVLAINNVGTRYMKQLKHVDFITQFKKNHDEKWHRQISCDKIYQTLCEQSEQNFRWIERDANEKV; this is encoded by the coding sequence GTGAGAGCATGTGCGATTATTGCAGAATATAATCCTTTTCATAATGGGCATGCTTGGCATATTCAACAAGCAAGAGAGCATAGTCAAGCTGACGTGATGATTGCTGTTATGAGTGGGAATTTTACGCAAAGAGGCGATTTAGCGATTTTAAATAAGTGGAATAGAGCAAAATTAGCCTTATCTCATGGGGTTGATATGGTTGTTGAATTACCAACAGTTGAGGCTGTTCAATCTGCAGATTTTTTTGCTGAAAATGCTGTGAGAATAGCTCATAAATTACAGTGTCAGTTTATATCATGTGGAGTAGAAAGTGGAACATCTCAAGCGTTTCAAGAAATTGCTGAAGCATTAATGAATCTACCAGAAAAGGATTTTACACAGTCTTATCATACGCAAGTGCTGATGTATTTATCGCAACTATTTCCTACTGAAATGGCAACACTTATATCAACGCCTAATAATCAGTTGGCACTATCTTATATGAAAGCAATTATAAAGCATGACTATTCGATGCAGTTATTACCAATTATACGCACGTCTGCCCAGCACTATGATACTCAAGTGGAAAGCAATTCTTGTTTTGCAAGTGGCACAGCAATTCGTCAAAAAGTGCTTTCTCATGAGGACTATATAAGTGTTGTGCCAGAATTATCGTATCGCACGTTACAAAATCATGCAGTACAACTCAAAACAGCGTACGATAAATATTGGGTTATTCTGCAAACCATAATTATGTCTAAGTCACTAGAGGAATTGCGTTGCGTGTATCAAATGGTGGAGGGGATAGAGTATCGTTTGAAAAAATGCGTGTATCATGCGGAAAGTTATGAGCATTTTGTAGAGTTGGTGATGAATAAGCGTTGGAAAAGAGCCAGAGTACAGCGCTTGTGTTTATACATTGTGCTAAATATACAAAGTCAAGAGCGACAAGATAGTGTGCGAGTATTGGCGATAAACAACGTAGGAACGCGATATATGAAGCAATTAAAGCACGTAGATTTTATTACACAATTCAAAAAAAATCATGATGAAAAGTGGCATAGACAAATATCATGTGATAAAATATATCAAACATTATGTGAACAATCTGAACAAAATTTTAGGTGGATAGAAAGAGATGCAAATGAAAAAGTTTAA
- the ftsY gene encoding signal recognition particle-docking protein FtsY: MGFFDRIKRAFTGEDETLIQQDTQQEEKKIIFEQYDKGMEKTRRSFSERINDLFSSFKGVDEDFFDELEEVFITADVGFDMTIALTDALREDEAVWQAKNPEAVKKAIVRHLVAIYEKGEQVSSKLAKSADDLTVILFVGVNGVGKTTTIGKLASKLQKEGNKVLLAAGDTFRAGAIEQIGVWGERIGVPVVEGDMGGDPASVVFDAIKKAKEEHVDYLLVDTAGRLQNKVNLMNELEKIKRIISREIPGGAQEVLLVLDATTGQNALIQAKQFNETTNITGLVLTKLDGTAKGGVVLAIRHELDIPVKFVGLGEGVEDLREFAPDEYMYGLVKDLIDKQYE, translated from the coding sequence ATGGGATTTTTTGATCGAATAAAACGTGCGTTTACGGGAGAAGATGAAACACTCATTCAACAAGATACGCAACAAGAAGAAAAGAAAATTATTTTTGAGCAATATGATAAGGGAATGGAGAAAACAAGACGCAGTTTTTCAGAGCGTATCAATGACTTGTTTTCTAGCTTTAAAGGTGTTGATGAAGATTTCTTTGATGAATTGGAAGAAGTGTTTATAACGGCTGACGTAGGCTTTGATATGACGATTGCTTTAACGGACGCATTACGTGAAGACGAAGCTGTATGGCAAGCAAAAAATCCAGAAGCTGTCAAAAAAGCCATTGTCAGACATTTAGTAGCCATTTATGAAAAAGGAGAACAAGTGTCATCTAAATTGGCGAAAAGTGCAGATGATTTAACTGTTATTTTATTTGTGGGTGTTAATGGAGTTGGGAAAACAACAACAATTGGTAAATTAGCTTCTAAATTACAAAAAGAGGGGAATAAAGTGCTATTAGCTGCTGGCGATACGTTCCGTGCAGGTGCGATTGAACAAATCGGTGTGTGGGGAGAGCGTATTGGTGTTCCCGTAGTTGAAGGAGATATGGGTGGAGATCCTGCGTCTGTTGTTTTTGATGCAATCAAAAAAGCCAAAGAGGAGCATGTCGATTATTTATTAGTCGATACGGCAGGACGTTTACAAAATAAAGTAAATTTAATGAACGAGTTGGAAAAAATCAAACGTATTATTTCTCGTGAAATCCCAGGTGGAGCACAGGAGGTTTTACTCGTCCTAGATGCGACAACAGGACAAAATGCCTTAATTCAAGCGAAACAGTTCAATGAAACAACGAATATCACAGGTTTAGTATTGACAAAATTAGACGGAACAGCCAAAGGTGGCGTTGTACTAGCCATTCGTCATGAGTTAGATATTCCTGTTAAATTTGTTGGTCTTGGAGAAGGTGTAGAGGACTTAAGAGAATTTGCACCCGATGAGTATATGTATGGTTTAGTTAAAGATTTGATTGACAAACAATATGAATAA
- a CDS encoding HAD family phosphatase produces MIKLIAIDLDGTLLTSDKTISQRNKEVIKQAKEQGIKIVLCTGRPIMGIRAFLEELDLISEHDHCITFNGGLVQVTETEEILAQKAHTKADVEHIYDVCFSVGLPINAIDLEKVYEPIYPPHNRSLYPDIINNLLFEHRDIDSFDADHMFNKVVSCCPQDVLDSKIAVLPETFKNDYTLLKSRPILLEILPKDVDKGYGLKCLCELLNIKAEEVLACGDEENDLAMLTYAGYGVAMGNATQDVKNAAKYITDTNDADGVAKAIELYVLHKGE; encoded by the coding sequence ATGATAAAACTAATAGCAATAGATTTAGACGGCACCTTATTAACAAGTGATAAAACGATTAGTCAAAGAAATAAAGAAGTGATAAAACAAGCAAAAGAACAGGGCATAAAAATTGTATTGTGCACAGGCCGACCAATTATGGGTATTCGAGCATTTTTAGAGGAACTAGATTTGATATCAGAGCATGACCATTGCATTACGTTTAACGGTGGTTTAGTGCAAGTGACGGAAACGGAGGAAATACTCGCACAAAAAGCTCACACAAAAGCAGATGTGGAGCATATTTATGATGTGTGTTTTTCCGTAGGATTACCGATAAATGCTATTGACTTAGAAAAAGTGTATGAACCAATTTATCCACCACATAATCGTTCGCTTTATCCAGATATTATCAATAATCTGTTGTTTGAGCATAGAGATATAGACAGTTTTGATGCAGACCACATGTTTAATAAAGTTGTGTCTTGCTGTCCACAAGATGTATTAGATAGTAAAATAGCTGTATTGCCAGAAACTTTTAAAAATGACTACACATTATTGAAATCTCGTCCAATTTTGTTAGAAATTTTGCCTAAAGACGTTGATAAAGGATATGGGCTGAAATGTTTATGTGAGCTTTTAAATATAAAAGCTGAAGAAGTTTTGGCTTGTGGTGATGAAGAAAATGATTTGGCAATGTTGACGTATGCCGGATATGGTGTTGCAATGGGAAATGCGACACAAGATGTTAAAAATGCTGCCAAATATATAACAGATACAAATGACGCAGACGGTGTGGCAAAAGCCATTGAATTGTATGTGTTGCATAAAGGAGAATAA
- a CDS encoding helix-turn-helix transcriptional regulator, which yields MTIHERIYRLRKEKGLSQEQLAEALHISRQAVSKWESQQSTPDIDNIILLSDYFHVTTDYLLTGKNTTTHVSLFNAKTSIILSTILNTLGFFLSIIIFHATHSILSLIAFIICTTLSILLHQISIQLFHITKQQQYHFWKINIWLVSFTPFSIYLSSLTGVDLFLPIFYGYDFSLFVFYILLWFIYILCCYWILRKIKRKMVQNTL from the coding sequence ATGACAATTCATGAACGCATTTATCGTTTAAGAAAAGAAAAAGGACTTTCACAAGAACAATTAGCCGAGGCATTACACATTTCTCGGCAGGCTGTCTCAAAATGGGAAAGCCAACAAAGTACGCCTGATATTGATAACATTATTTTATTAAGTGATTACTTTCATGTCACAACAGATTATTTATTAACTGGAAAAAATACCACCACACATGTATCCTTATTCAATGCAAAAACAAGCATAATACTGTCAACGATACTCAATACATTAGGTTTTTTCTTATCTATTATTATCTTTCATGCTACACACAGTATATTAAGCCTTATTGCTTTTATTATTTGTACGACTTTAAGTATTTTATTACATCAAATAAGTATCCAACTATTTCATATAACCAAACAGCAACAATATCATTTTTGGAAAATCAATATTTGGCTTGTTAGTTTCACTCCTTTTTCTATATACCTTAGCTCACTAACAGGCGTTGACTTATTTTTACCAATATTTTATGGATATGACTTTTCCCTCTTTGTTTTCTATATTCTATTATGGTTTATCTATATATTATGTTGCTATTGGATATTACGAAAAATCAAAAGAAAAATGGTACAAAATACCCTATAA
- a CDS encoding cation-translocating P-type ATPase, translating to MTKKDYFLLSQEEVLQDVDSSLAGLSSKEASDRLAKYGENMLQEGEKRSLLAKFLDQFKDFMIIILMAAAVLSVVVSYAEGHPEYHDAIMIMIVVLINAVLGIAQEAKAEEAVNALKKMASPLARVMRDGHTLSLKSEEIVVGDIVLLEAGDVVPADMRLLEVNTLKIEESALTGESVPVEKSLAIPNSEESGIGDRTNMAFSSTNVTYGRGLGVVVATGMDTEVGKIANMLVSEKESKTPLQENQDQLGKWLTILILVIAAIIFGIGLSQGRPATAMLLTAISIAVAAIPEGLPAISTIILALGTQSMAKQNALIRKLPAVETLGGTEIICSDKTGTLTLNQMTVEKVVYNNTIHNASEPIDLDLSVLKVMTLANDTKLSKEGQLIGDPTETALVQFALDKQLNLQEFLSAYPRVAEVPFESDRKMMSTIHPVNNAYLIATKGAPDILLTRCTHILDNGAVRPITDTDKDTLARLNHEMATQALRVLAMAYKEVDAVPSELTTEYVEQNMVFAGLVGMIDPERKEAADAIAVAKKAGIRTIMITGDHKDTAQAIAKRLGIIEENQEHAVLTGAELDAMSDEALRQHVEQYSVYARVSPEHKVRIVKAWQSHNKVVAMTGDGVNDAPSLKAADIGVGMGITGTEVSKGASDMVLADDNFKTIVAAVKEGRKVFANIQKAIQYLLSANLGEVMTLFVATMLGWTILEPIHILWINLVTDVFPAIALGLEETEKGVMTMKPRGKSSNFLSNGVGHSIIYQGILESLFTLGIFWYAKDHFGVPVAETMAFATLGLIQLFHAYNVKSVYQSLFSMNPFANKWLNYATIGSAAMLLIVMIVPGVNTFFSSSSLTLAQWGMVVGVAFAIVPVVEICKIVLRIAHKK from the coding sequence ATGACAAAGAAAGATTATTTCTTATTATCACAAGAAGAAGTCTTACAAGATGTAGATAGTTCATTAGCTGGTTTATCTAGCAAAGAGGCAAGCGATCGTCTTGCTAAATATGGCGAGAATATGTTACAAGAAGGAGAAAAACGTTCTTTACTTGCTAAATTTTTAGATCAATTCAAAGATTTCATGATTATTATTTTAATGGCAGCTGCTGTGTTGTCTGTTGTGGTATCTTATGCTGAAGGACATCCAGAGTATCATGATGCGATTATGATAATGATTGTGGTACTTATCAATGCGGTGTTGGGGATTGCTCAAGAAGCAAAAGCCGAAGAAGCTGTAAATGCCTTGAAAAAAATGGCATCTCCTCTTGCACGTGTGATGCGTGACGGGCATACATTATCACTAAAAAGTGAAGAAATTGTCGTTGGAGATATTGTTTTATTAGAAGCAGGTGATGTTGTCCCTGCCGATATGCGTTTATTAGAAGTCAACACATTAAAAATTGAAGAGTCTGCACTAACTGGAGAATCTGTTCCCGTTGAAAAATCATTAGCTATTCCAAATAGTGAGGAGTCTGGTATCGGTGACCGTACAAATATGGCATTTTCAAGTACAAACGTAACGTATGGACGTGGACTTGGTGTTGTTGTAGCAACAGGTATGGATACCGAAGTTGGTAAAATTGCCAATATGCTTGTTTCTGAAAAAGAAAGCAAAACACCACTACAAGAAAATCAAGATCAACTTGGAAAATGGTTGACTATTTTAATTTTAGTGATTGCTGCAATTATTTTTGGTATCGGGCTATCCCAAGGTAGACCTGCCACAGCTATGTTATTAACAGCTATCTCAATCGCTGTTGCTGCAATCCCTGAAGGGTTACCTGCTATTTCAACAATTATTTTAGCTTTAGGTACTCAATCTATGGCAAAACAAAATGCGTTAATTCGTAAATTACCTGCCGTTGAAACATTGGGTGGAACAGAAATTATTTGTTCCGATAAAACAGGAACATTGACACTGAACCAAATGACAGTTGAAAAAGTAGTTTATAACAATACCATTCATAATGCTAGCGAGCCGATTGACTTAGACTTATCTGTATTAAAAGTGATGACACTAGCAAACGACACAAAACTGTCAAAAGAAGGACAACTAATCGGCGATCCAACTGAAACAGCACTTGTACAATTCGCATTGGATAAACAATTAAACCTACAAGAATTTTTAAGTGCTTATCCACGTGTGGCAGAAGTACCATTTGAGTCTGACCGCAAAATGATGTCAACTATTCACCCAGTAAACAATGCATACCTTATCGCAACAAAAGGTGCTCCAGATATTTTATTAACGCGTTGCACACATATTTTAGATAACGGTGCCGTAAGACCAATTACTGACACTGACAAAGATACATTGGCAAGATTAAATCATGAAATGGCGACTCAAGCATTGCGTGTTTTAGCCATGGCATATAAAGAAGTGGACGCTGTGCCAAGTGAATTGACAACTGAATATGTAGAGCAAAACATGGTATTTGCGGGGCTAGTTGGTATGATTGACCCTGAACGTAAAGAAGCTGCTGATGCGATTGCTGTTGCCAAAAAAGCAGGTATTCGCACAATTATGATTACAGGTGACCATAAAGACACAGCTCAAGCTATTGCGAAACGTTTAGGTATTATTGAAGAAAATCAAGAACACGCCGTTTTAACAGGTGCTGAATTAGATGCAATGTCTGATGAAGCATTACGCCAACACGTCGAACAATATTCTGTTTATGCTCGTGTATCTCCAGAACATAAAGTAAGAATTGTGAAAGCATGGCAATCTCACAACAAAGTTGTTGCCATGACAGGTGATGGCGTTAACGATGCTCCGTCTTTAAAAGCTGCCGACATTGGTGTAGGTATGGGTATTACTGGTACGGAAGTATCCAAAGGTGCTTCTGATATGGTTTTAGCTGATGATAATTTCAAAACAATCGTTGCTGCCGTGAAAGAAGGACGGAAAGTCTTTGCAAATATTCAAAAAGCTATTCAATACTTATTGTCTGCAAACTTAGGTGAAGTGATGACATTATTCGTTGCAACAATGCTTGGTTGGACTATTTTAGAACCTATTCATATTTTATGGATTAACTTAGTCACAGACGTATTCCCTGCTATTGCACTAGGATTGGAAGAAACTGAAAAAGGCGTTATGACGATGAAACCTCGTGGAAAAAGCTCTAACTTCCTATCTAACGGTGTTGGACATAGTATTATTTACCAAGGTATTTTAGAATCATTATTTACACTAGGAATTTTCTGGTATGCAAAAGACCACTTTGGTGTTCCAGTTGCCGAAACAATGGCATTCGCAACACTCGGTTTAATCCAATTGTTCCACGCATATAATGTAAAATCTGTTTACCAATCTCTATTTAGTATGAACCCATTCGCAAACAAATGGTTAAACTATGCAACCATCGGTTCTGCAGCAATGTTACTGATTGTAATGATTGTACCAGGTGTAAACACATTCTTTAGTTCTTCAAGCTTAACACTTGCTCAATGGGGTATGGTCGTTGGCGTAGCCTTTGCGATTGTTCCTGTTGTTGAAATTTGTAAAATTGTTTTACGTATTGCACATAAAAAATAA
- a CDS encoding serine hydrolase, giving the protein MLKKKKIYQILSLSIVLTSIVLIYLLFLLPATKQDVFAYTWGDDLPLTASLYLDHAKPDTQVEIDKSQLEKEGLQTVNVVYEGKTYRVKFNINKPDISTIVALDAANRVFYKGQNYQTIFKVNPKYASQVTYNKNSQSLSSGEERVCATAYGQESCQVLTVADKPEVLEGLVSKYDYVNKDLVTIVREFLADKNVSEELVSFAYKSVDSDDVIAMNKNAPMKSASTYKLPLNMLVSDKVKSGNLSLDQKVPVCSECYESIDEYRGFLNNYGQSVDVKLLQEESIVNSSNVASLVLFNTLGGVTKVYEDIAVYGQAEGDIKTIASSDYSLTTSDYFIQVLNYLYKNQNTYADIIAYMKKAMPGAYLKKYVTDADIAHKYGDFGGAHNDVAIVYEKTPYLLALYTTGVGLETFEQLAFVINQYHITHQK; this is encoded by the coding sequence ATGCTTAAAAAGAAGAAAATATATCAAATTTTATCATTGAGTATCGTGTTAACTAGTATTGTGCTCATTTATTTGTTGTTTTTGCTACCAGCAACAAAACAAGATGTATTTGCATATACTTGGGGAGATGACCTACCTTTAACTGCATCACTTTATTTGGATCATGCCAAACCAGACACACAAGTGGAGATAGATAAGAGCCAGCTTGAAAAAGAGGGATTGCAGACAGTTAATGTTGTTTATGAGGGAAAAACATACCGTGTCAAATTTAATATCAATAAGCCTGATATATCAACGATTGTTGCCTTAGATGCAGCCAATCGAGTATTTTATAAAGGACAAAATTATCAAACGATTTTTAAAGTAAATCCAAAGTATGCTTCTCAAGTGACGTATAATAAGAACAGTCAATCACTGTCAAGTGGCGAAGAACGTGTGTGTGCGACAGCGTATGGACAAGAAAGTTGCCAAGTGCTAACGGTGGCGGATAAACCGGAAGTACTGGAGGGATTGGTTTCTAAATATGATTATGTCAACAAAGATTTGGTTACCATTGTTAGAGAATTTTTAGCCGATAAAAATGTGAGTGAAGAACTTGTGTCGTTTGCGTATAAATCAGTTGATTCAGATGATGTGATTGCAATGAACAAAAATGCACCTATGAAATCAGCAAGTACATATAAACTGCCATTAAATATGTTAGTGTCCGACAAAGTGAAAAGTGGTAATTTATCTTTAGACCAAAAAGTGCCCGTATGTAGCGAATGCTATGAAAGTATTGACGAATACAGAGGATTCCTCAATAATTATGGACAATCCGTAGACGTTAAACTATTACAAGAAGAAAGTATTGTAAATTCAAGTAATGTAGCATCACTTGTTTTATTTAATACACTAGGTGGCGTGACGAAAGTATATGAAGATATTGCTGTTTATGGTCAAGCTGAGGGAGATATTAAAACCATTGCTTCCAGTGATTATAGTTTGACGACAAGTGATTATTTTATACAAGTACTAAATTATTTGTATAAAAACCAAAATACGTATGCAGATATTATTGCCTATATGAAAAAAGCAATGCCGGGTGCATATCTGAAAAAATATGTGACGGATGCGGATATTGCACACAAATATGGAGATTTTGGTGGTGCACATAATGATGTTGCGATTGTGTATGAAAAAACACCTTATCTTTTAGCACTATACACAACAGGAGTTGGTCTTGAAACTTTTGAACAACTTGCATTTGTGATTAATCAGTATCATATCACGCATCAAAAATAG
- a CDS encoding iron-containing alcohol dehydrogenase family protein, translated as MRFEQVTRSTPGQYISEAGALVYLSEKLKAFDKPYIVTGEKSYEAFLTFTPDKLEGIPVLKYDKTSSHEDGERLAALAKDADVIVAIGGGKVCDTAKIVAERLNCDIISVPTVVGTCAPTTPVAAVYHPDKTFKMVDYFSRTAYCCIVDLTLLAHSPKAYFEGGVCDTLVKWYEAESIVRHVEDTLEANVALGLAAAKVTQEILLRDTPEALKNLENHDVTPAFKRVVDTVFNVAAAVGCFACEYGRMSGAHAVHNALSLFKETHAIQHGVKVSYGLLVQLAAMNELEELQRLILFYKENGFIYSWHQLGIEETMETAVPKMASFAASDRETFRLAVPNVQTDDIVKAVHLVEKYV; from the coding sequence ATGCGATTTGAACAAGTGACAAGAAGTACCCCAGGACAATATATTAGTGAAGCAGGTGCTTTAGTTTATTTATCAGAAAAATTAAAAGCATTTGATAAGCCTTATATTGTTACTGGAGAAAAATCTTATGAAGCGTTTTTAACATTTACACCGGATAAGTTAGAAGGTATTCCTGTTTTAAAATATGATAAAACATCTAGTCATGAGGACGGTGAGCGTCTAGCGGCATTGGCAAAAGATGCTGATGTGATTGTGGCAATCGGTGGTGGAAAGGTTTGTGATACGGCTAAAATTGTTGCAGAACGTTTAAATTGTGACATTATTTCTGTACCAACAGTCGTGGGAACATGTGCTCCTACAACACCGGTAGCGGCGGTATATCACCCAGATAAAACGTTTAAAATGGTGGATTATTTTTCAAGAACAGCGTATTGTTGTATTGTAGATTTAACATTATTAGCACATTCTCCAAAAGCGTATTTTGAAGGTGGTGTTTGTGACACGCTTGTGAAATGGTATGAGGCAGAAAGTATTGTGCGTCATGTTGAGGATACGTTGGAGGCGAATGTTGCGTTAGGATTAGCTGCGGCAAAAGTCACACAAGAAATTTTATTACGTGATACACCTGAAGCGTTAAAAAATTTAGAGAATCATGACGTAACACCTGCTTTCAAACGTGTTGTGGATACAGTCTTTAATGTGGCAGCTGCTGTAGGTTGTTTTGCTTGTGAATATGGGCGTATGTCTGGAGCACATGCTGTACATAATGCTTTATCATTATTTAAAGAAACACATGCTATACAGCACGGTGTTAAAGTGTCTTACGGGCTACTCGTTCAATTAGCAGCAATGAATGAATTAGAGGAATTACAACGATTAATTCTGTTTTATAAAGAGAATGGTTTTATTTATTCATGGCATCAATTAGGCATAGAAGAAACTATGGAAACAGCTGTACCAAAAATGGCATCATTTGCAGCGAGCGATAGGGAAACATTTCGTCTTGCTGTTCCGAATGTTCAAACGGACGATATAGTAAAAGCTGTGCATTTAGTTGAAAAATATGTATAA
- a CDS encoding transposase, producing the protein MLVGIIHQHDFVYKSGQKKRNTCMIKSPQLNKEVFLMDYYTKKLLTLTDKSFIADEHWLEEKTINGIPHHFIKGTWTKPCHTCPHCHAKTLIKHGTYQTKTLLPKFRQIKTVLLLKRTRYRCKTCLKTCSSSCSLVDKHCCISKELKQLIALDLTKNISRKHICQDHFVSDVTVQRVLDKYTKQVKPSFHYLPKVLCIDEFKSVTSHLGKMSFICVDGLTHRIIDVLPSRQLDL; encoded by the coding sequence GTGTTGGTGGGAATAATCCACCAACACGATTTTGTATATAAAAGTGGACAAAAAAAGAGAAATACCTGTATGATTAAATCACCACAATTAAACAAGGAGGTATTTCTCATGGATTATTATACAAAAAAATTATTGACATTAACAGATAAATCTTTCATAGCTGATGAACATTGGTTAGAAGAAAAAACAATAAATGGTATTCCACACCACTTTATTAAAGGTACTTGGACAAAGCCTTGCCACACCTGTCCACATTGTCATGCTAAAACACTCATCAAACATGGGACATATCAAACGAAAACATTATTACCAAAGTTTAGACAAATCAAAACTGTTTTACTTCTTAAAAGAACCCGTTATCGCTGTAAAACGTGTCTAAAAACCTGTTCTTCTTCGTGTTCTTTAGTCGATAAACATTGTTGTATTTCTAAAGAATTAAAACAACTTATTGCACTTGATTTAACGAAAAATATTTCAAGAAAACATATCTGCCAAGACCACTTTGTATCTGATGTGACCGTACAACGTGTCTTAGATAAATATACAAAACAAGTTAAACCGTCTTTTCATTATCTACCTAAGGTACTATGTATCGACGAATTTAAGTCTGTGACATCTCATTTAGGGAAGATGAGTTTTATCTGTGTAGACGGATTGACGCACCGTATTATTGATGTGTTACCTAGTCGCCAATTAGACCTTTAA
- a CDS encoding class C sortase: MRKRVVAKRRKRGLIIIFLLGLGITLFPIVSQTMYYFASKVVVTEFEKNASHISTKDVDKRIALAKAYNETRIQKVWIQDPFTDLQKDGIKEYARMLEINEQIGYLRIPKLLEEIPIYAGTSENVLQKGVGHLELTSLPVGGESTHTVLSAHRGLPTAKLFTDLDKMEIGDMFYIRNIKETLAYRVFQVKVVEPTDLGAIAIQTGKDYATLLTCTPYMINSHRLLVMGERVPYVEQEQTLQTNQYQTLWLYRWLFYLALSGVVILSGIIIRMRKKGRLSREKN, encoded by the coding sequence ATGCGAAAAAGGGTAGTCGCCAAAAGACGTAAGAGAGGACTTATTATCATCTTTTTACTTGGATTAGGAATAACATTATTTCCCATTGTTAGTCAAACCATGTATTATTTTGCCTCAAAAGTTGTGGTGACAGAATTTGAAAAAAATGCATCGCATATTTCGACAAAAGATGTTGATAAACGCATTGCTTTAGCAAAAGCATATAATGAAACGAGGATTCAAAAAGTTTGGATACAAGATCCATTTACGGATTTACAAAAAGACGGTATCAAAGAGTATGCCCGTATGTTAGAAATAAATGAACAAATTGGATATCTACGTATACCTAAGCTGTTAGAAGAAATTCCAATTTATGCAGGCACATCGGAAAATGTTTTGCAAAAAGGCGTGGGACATTTAGAGTTGACGTCGCTACCCGTTGGTGGAGAAAGTACGCATACCGTTTTATCTGCGCATAGAGGATTACCTACGGCAAAGTTATTCACTGATTTAGATAAAATGGAAATCGGCGATATGTTTTATATTCGCAATATCAAAGAAACATTGGCTTATCGTGTGTTTCAAGTCAAAGTAGTAGAACCTACAGACTTAGGAGCCATTGCTATCCAAACAGGAAAAGATTATGCAACACTATTGACATGCACACCTTATATGATAAATAGTCATCGACTTTTAGTCATGGGAGAACGTGTACCATATGTTGAACAAGAACAAACATTACAAACCAATCAATATCAAACATTGTGGTTATATAGATGGCTATTTTATCTCGCATTGAGTGGAGTCGTTATATTGAGTGGAATAATAATTAGAATGCGAAAGAAGGGAAGGTTGAGTCGTGAAAAAAATTAG